From the genome of Haloarcula taiwanensis:
GTGCCTCGTCCCAGGAGACGCGCTCGAACGCGGCATCCGGACCGCGTCCGTCGGGGTTTGGCTCGTCGGGCGACCAGTCTGTGCGCTTCATCGGGTACTTCAGTCTCGTCGGGTCGTACACACGCTGGGTGTGTGAGAGGCCGAGCACACAGGCCCGCTTGTACTGCTCGTCTTCCGGCGGGTGTGGCTCGACCTTCTTCACCTGGCCGTCGCGGACGTGGACGTCGATGGGACACTTCCCGCGACAGTTCGGCGAGCAGACGGTCTGGATGACCTCGTTTTGCCCGACGTAGCTCTCGATACCGGAATCGCGGTTTGACGGCCCGGTTCCGTCTCCGCTTTCGACCAGCGTCTGGAAGAACTCGCCCCCGCCAAGACCGAGGGCAGCGGCTGCTCCGCTGGCTTTCAGTACGTCACGTCGGTAAACGCCGTCGTCGTCAGTCATCGTCGAATCCCTCAGGTTTGGTCGGCCGCTCGTCTTCACCGAACTCCGCCAGTACCTCCTCGTGGTACTTTTCATGGAATTCGGCGTCGCTCAGTTCCCCGTTCGAGACGCGAATCGCGTCACGAGCCATCCGTAGCCCCAACTCAGTGTTGTACTCGACGCCGTCAAGCATCGCTGTTGCTTCATCTTCCCACTCATCAATCGGCGTCAATCTCGGCTGCTGTGGGTTATTCATGGCTCTAATTGTCGATTTCTTTCGGACCTCGGTAGGACGCGCGCTGTATTATGAAGGGATTTAAGTACCGGCGGGTGTACCCGTCCGCGGTCAGACCGATCGAGCGTATGCCAGAGACCCGGGACATAGCCGAAACAGACACTCGGAGAACGCTCTGTTCACGCGCAAGTCGTTCGATGACTGGGAGGAGTCACTCCGTCGCCAGTGCATCCAGCCCGAAAAGGCGAGTCTACGGATCGAAGGCGGCCGTCGCGAGTTTCGATTCGACGGCGTTCAGGCGCTGAGAGAGGGCTGATTTCGAGATACCGAGTGTCGATGCGAGTTCGTCGAGGGTCGTCTGTCGGGGCTGCTGGTAGTAGCCTTCGTCGACCGCAATTATCGCAGCTTCCCGTTGTTTTGTCGTGAGACAGGAGAGGTCGACAGTCGCGGGCTCCGACTCAGTCTCGTCGTCTTGACGGGATGTCAGCCGTCGCAGACGGACTCGTTCGGCGGCCGATTGCAACTGCTCGACTAGCTCGCTGATGACGCTTCGGTCTGAGACGTACGTTTCGATGAAAAGCGAGTCACCGTCTACGCGTCGCGTTCGTGGGACACACCCGACCTCGCTAAACGCGAGACAGAGACAGGCGTCACCGACCTGATTTGTCGAATGGAGGACCCGTGCGGTACCGGTCTCGTCAGTGACAGTCACCTCCGCGTGACAGACGCCATCGTCGATCTGGTTCTGAGCGTTTTCGATGTCTGCATCCGGCTCCGAAAGTGGACACGAACAGTCATCGGACAGTTCAATTTCGAACAGAACCTTGAGGGTCCGTTCGGTGGCGGTCCCCGATGTCGCCCCTGTAGGCCCGCTTTCGGAGTGTCCCATTCTGACTGTCACTCGACTATCTTCAGTTAAATGCATTGTGTCGTATATCGCCATAATCGGCAGATAGCGATGGGTTCGTATCAAACGTTCATGCACAAATACGCGCCAGCGGTCACGACGGCCGCGGACGTACACTGTGGTTCGTCGCGACCTGTAGACGGCGTCAACTGGCACGTGGGATTGGTGTCACCAGAGTCACAAGATAAATGCCGCCTCCGCCTCATACACAGGTAATGGTCCTCTCGGACGTTTTGCTTGCCCCCCTGGGACTAGCTGCCCTCCTTCTTGCGGTGCCGATTGTGGTGCTGTACCTCATTCGACCGGACCCGCAGGAACTCACGCTACCGACCTTCCAGTTTCTCGTCGCTGGAGAGCGCCAGCAGTCAGCAACGCCGTTTCTCGAACGGATTTCACGCAGCCTCCTCCTGCTGTTACAGGTGCTAGTCGTGCTGGTGCTCGCGGTCGGACTGGCGACGCCGTACGTCACTGTCTCCGAGCGGGCGACAGTGGAGGAGACCGTCATCGTCGTCGATACGAGCGCGTCCATGCAGACCGACGCCGACGGCCAGACGCGCTTCCAGCGGGCCGTCGCAGCCGCCCGGGAGGAGGTGACGGGGACGACCTCTATCGTCACCACGACCAACGGTGGCGAGGTGGTGCTCCAGCGCGGTACGCCGACAGCGGCGGAGGGAACGCTTGACGGACTCAGCCCGACAGACACACCGGAAGCGCTCAGCGGTGCCATCTCGCAGGCGACCTCGCTCGCCGGCGAGAACGCCAGAATCGTCGTTCTGAGCGATTTCGCTGGCGACGAGTGGACCACCGCGGTCACGACAGCCCGTGGACGTGGCCTCTCCGTGGACCTCCAGCAGTTCGACGGCGGGGGCGACGGGAACGTCGGCTTCATCGACCGCCGATTCTCTGGCTCGGCGGTGACGCTGTCGGTGAAAAACTACGGCGACTCGTCAGTCACCCGGACTGTTCAGCTCGGCAACGCCCAGCGAGAACTACAGCTCGGGCCCGACGACGTGGGGTCAGTGACGCTACCGGTCCCCGCCGGCGGGAGCGAAGCCCGGCTCAGCCCGGGCGACAGTTTCGGGACCGACGACAGCGTCTATATCGCCGCGCCGACTGACGCGGCCGTCGACGTGCTGGTGCTGACAAACGACCGGAACCGGTACCTGATTACCGCGCTGTCGGTCGTCGACCGGGTGAACGTGACGGTCAGGCAGCCGCCGACGACGATTCAGGGCGACTACGACGTGATTCTGTACAGCAACGTCGACAGGAGTTCGTTGCTCCCCGGGAACGTCGAAACCGGGCGCGAACTGGTCGAAGACGGCGGCGGCGTTGCGGTGCTGGCACAGGACACCCTCCCGCAGCGATACCGAGATCTCCTCCTCATCGAACCCGGCGAGACCCGGACAAGCGCGACGGTGGGCCAGACGGCACAGACACAGCTCACCCGCGGCATCGACTTCCAGCCCCCGGACGAGTACATTTCCGGGTCGCTACGTTCCGGGTCGGCCCAGGTCCAACTGGGTGACGGGACGCCGCTCATCGCG
Proteins encoded in this window:
- a CDS encoding transcriptional regulator → MGHSESGPTGATSGTATERTLKVLFEIELSDDCSCPLSEPDADIENAQNQIDDGVCHAEVTVTDETGTARVLHSTNQVGDACLCLAFSEVGCVPRTRRVDGDSLFIETYVSDRSVISELVEQLQSAAERVRLRRLTSRQDDETESEPATVDLSCLTTKQREAAIIAVDEGYYQQPRQTTLDELASTLGISKSALSQRLNAVESKLATAAFDP